A single window of Helicobacter pylori DNA harbors:
- the nusG gene encoding transcription termination/antitermination protein NusG, producing the protein MDWYAIQTYSGSEQSVKKAIENLANDHNIRDRIQEIIVPTEDIIEVSKKSKTKVTERSLYPGYVFIKVDLDTVLWHKIQSLPRVSRFIGENKKPTPLSEADIGHILEKMNNRAAPKPKIFFEQGEVVRVVEGPFANFTATVEEYDVEHRKLKLNVSIFGRNTPIEILHSQVEKII; encoded by the coding sequence ATGGATTGGTATGCTATACAAACTTATTCAGGGAGCGAGCAGTCCGTTAAGAAAGCGATTGAGAATCTAGCGAATGACCATAATATAAGAGATAGGATACAAGAGATCATTGTACCTACTGAAGATATTATAGAGGTTTCTAAAAAAAGCAAGACGAAAGTAACGGAACGAAGCCTTTATCCTGGGTATGTTTTTATTAAGGTGGATTTAGATACGGTTTTGTGGCATAAGATACAATCTTTGCCAAGAGTGAGCCGTTTTATTGGAGAAAATAAAAAGCCAACCCCATTGAGTGAAGCGGATATTGGGCATATTCTAGAAAAAATGAATAACCGAGCAGCCCCCAAGCCAAAAATCTTTTTTGAGCAAGGCGAAGTGGTGCGCGTGGTGGAAGGCCCTTTTGCGAACTTTACCGCTACGGTGGAAGAGTATGATGTGGAGCACCGCAAACTCAAGCTCAATGTTTCTATTTTTGGTAGGAACACTCCAATAGAGATTTTGCATTCGCAAGTGGAAAAAATTATATAA
- the secE gene encoding preprotein translocase subunit SecE codes for MDKWLMQYKLAREELSKVIFPIKEQIRNALVSVLVVVSTITLFLALLDFSLGAFVSSVL; via the coding sequence ATGGATAAATGGCTCATGCAATATAAATTAGCTAGAGAAGAGCTTTCTAAAGTGATATTTCCTATTAAGGAGCAGATACGCAACGCGCTTGTTTCTGTTTTGGTGGTGGTGAGCACTATCACGCTGTTTTTAGCTTTGTTGGATTTTTCTCTGGGGGCTTTTGTCTCTAGTGTTCTATAG
- the rpmG gene encoding 50S ribosomal protein L33 has translation MKVKIGLKCSDCEDINYSTTKNAKTNTEKLELKKFCPRENKHTLHKEIKLKS, from the coding sequence ATGAAAGTTAAAATAGGGTTGAAGTGTTCTGATTGTGAAGACATCAATTACAGCACAACCAAGAACGCTAAAACTAACACTGAAAAACTGGAGCTTAAAAAGTTCTGCCCAAGGGAAAATAAGCACACTCTTCATAAAGAAATCAAATTGAAGAGCTAG
- the tuf gene encoding elongation factor Tu: MAKEKFNRTKPHVNIGTIGHVDHGKTTLSAAISAVLSLKGLAEMKDYDNIDNAPEEKERGITIATSHIEYETENRHYAHVDCPGHADYVKNMITGAAQMDGAILVVSAADGPMPQTREHILLSRQVGVPHIVVFLNKQDMVDDQELLELVEMEVRELLSAYEFPGDDTPIIAGSALRALEEAKAGNVGEWGEKVLKLMAEVDAYIPTPERDTEKTFLMPVEDVFSIAGRGTVVTGRIERGVVKVGDEVEIVGIRPTQKTTVTGVEMFRKELEKGEAGDNVGVLLRGTKKEEVERGMVLCKPGSITPHKKFEGEIYVLSKEEGGRHTPFFTNYRPQFYVRTTDVTGSITLPEGVEMVMPGDNVKITVELISPVALELGTKFAIREGGRTVGAGVVSNIIE; this comes from the coding sequence ATGGCAAAAGAAAAGTTTAATAGAACTAAGCCGCATGTTAATATTGGAACCATTGGGCATGTAGACCATGGTAAAACGACTTTGAGTGCAGCGATTTCAGCGGTGCTTTCTTTGAAAGGTCTTGCAGAAATGAAAGACTATGATAATATTGATAACGCCCCTGAAGAAAAAGAAAGAGGGATCACTATCGCTACTTCTCACATTGAATATGAGACTGAAAACAGACACTATGCGCATGTGGATTGCCCAGGACATGCTGACTATGTAAAAAACATGATCACCGGTGCGGCGCAAATGGACGGAGCGATTTTGGTTGTTTCTGCAGCTGATGGCCCTATGCCTCAAACCAGAGAGCATATCTTATTGTCTCGTCAAGTAGGCGTGCCTCACATCGTTGTTTTCTTAAACAAACAAGACATGGTAGATGACCAAGAATTGTTGGAACTTGTAGAAATGGAAGTGCGCGAGTTGTTGAGTGCGTATGAATTCCCTGGCGATGACACTCCTATCATAGCGGGTTCAGCTTTGAGAGCTTTAGAAGAAGCAAAGGCTGGTAATGTGGGTGAATGGGGTGAAAAAGTGCTTAAACTTATGGCTGAAGTGGATGCCTATATCCCTACTCCAGAAAGAGACACTGAAAAAACTTTCTTGATGCCGGTTGAAGACGTGTTCTCTATTGCGGGTAGAGGGACTGTGGTTACAGGCAGGATTGAAAGAGGCGTGGTGAAAGTAGGCGATGAAGTGGAAATCGTTGGTATCAGACCTACACAAAAAACGACTGTAACCGGTGTAGAAATGTTTAGAAAAGAGTTGGAAAAAGGTGAAGCCGGCGATAATGTGGGCGTGCTTTTGAGAGGAACTAAAAAAGAAGAAGTAGAACGCGGTATGGTTCTATGCAAACCAGGTTCTATCACTCCGCACAAGAAATTTGAGGGAGAAATTTATGTCCTTTCTAAAGAAGAAGGCGGGAGACACACTCCATTCTTCACCAATTACCGCCCGCAATTCTATGTGCGCACAACTGATGTGACTGGCTCTATCACCCTTCCTGAAGGCGTAGAAATGGTTATGCCTGGCGATAATGTGAAAATCACTGTAGAGTTGATTAGCCCTGTTGCGTTAGAGTTGGGAACCAAATTTGCGATTCGTGAAGGCGGTAGGACTGTTGGTGCTGGTGTTGTGAGCAATATTATTGAATAA
- a CDS encoding ABC transporter ATP-binding protein: MAKKKHKISTLKYFLRSLKQIYMLITFKEKMVFFLLVLMAVFSSFVEVMSLTLLMPFITLASDPSRALDDKDWKMVYDFFHFSSPVRLMYFFSFCLVGIYLFRMFYGVSFTYLKGRFSNKKAYQIKQQLFLQHIKSNYLSHLNHNLDSLRDIINNKADGMFMSFNAFLNLLTELTVIVFFYSTLLITNWKLTLVFTLIISIQIFIITKKITILIQKKGEIAAKSRAQTLKVFSKFFSNFKITKLKDNHEEAHKLFGENSRKAHDTEIIYATLQVVPRYSLETVGFSLLILAVAYILFKYGEAKMVLPTISMYALALYRTLPSVTGVLNQYNEIAYNQLATNIVFKSLTKTIVEEDLVPLDFNKKITLQNISFAYKSKHPVLKNFNLTIQKGQKVALIGHSGCGKSTLADIIMGLTYPKSGEIFIDNTLLTNENRRSWRKKIGYIPQNIYLFDGTVGDNIAFGSAIDEKRLIKVCKMAHIYDFLCEHEGLKTQVGEGGAKLSGGQKQRIGIARALYDNPEILVLDEATSALDNETESKIMDEIYQIAKNKTLIVIAHRLSTIERCEVIIDMNQHKDNLD; encoded by the coding sequence ATGGCGAAAAAAAAACATAAAATTTCTACTTTAAAATACTTTTTGCGCTCTTTAAAGCAAATCTACATGCTCATCACTTTCAAGGAAAAAATGGTTTTTTTCTTGCTTGTGCTGATGGCGGTTTTTTCTTCTTTTGTGGAAGTGATGTCTCTAACTCTCCTAATGCCTTTTATCACTCTCGCTTCCGATCCTAGCAGAGCTTTAGACGATAAAGATTGGAAAATGGTCTATGATTTTTTCCATTTTTCATCTCCCGTTCGCCTTATGTATTTCTTTAGTTTTTGCTTGGTGGGGATTTATTTGTTCAGGATGTTTTATGGGGTGTCTTTCACTTATTTGAAAGGGCGTTTTTCCAATAAGAAAGCTTATCAAATCAAGCAACAACTTTTTTTACAGCACATTAAAAGCAACTACCTCTCCCACCTTAACCACAACTTGGATTCTTTAAGAGACATTATCAATAATAAAGCGGATGGCATGTTTATGAGCTTTAACGCTTTTTTGAATCTACTCACTGAATTAACCGTGATCGTTTTTTTCTATTCCACGCTATTAATCACTAACTGGAAGTTAACGCTTGTATTCACTCTAATCATCTCTATACAAATTTTTATCATCACTAAAAAAATCACCATTCTTATTCAAAAAAAGGGCGAGATAGCGGCAAAATCTAGGGCGCAAACGCTTAAAGTTTTTTCCAAATTTTTCAGCAATTTCAAAATCACTAAACTCAAAGACAACCACGAAGAAGCCCACAAGCTTTTTGGAGAAAATAGCCGTAAAGCCCATGACACCGAGATCATTTACGCCACCTTACAAGTAGTCCCCAGGTATTCATTAGAAACGGTGGGTTTTAGTTTGTTGATTTTAGCGGTCGCTTACATTTTATTCAAATACGGCGAAGCTAAAATGGTGCTCCCTACCATTTCTATGTATGCTCTAGCGCTTTATCGCACGCTCCCTTCTGTTACTGGCGTTTTGAATCAATATAATGAAATCGCTTACAACCAGCTTGCGACTAACATTGTTTTTAAAAGCCTTACTAAAACCATCGTTGAAGAGGATTTAGTCCCTTTAGACTTTAATAAAAAAATCACTCTTCAAAACATTTCATTCGCTTATAAATCAAAACACCCGGTTTTAAAAAATTTTAACCTCACCATTCAAAAAGGTCAAAAAGTCGCTCTCATAGGCCATAGCGGGTGCGGAAAATCCACGCTGGCGGATATTATTATGGGGCTTACCTACCCTAAAAGTGGGGAAATTTTTATTGATAACACCCTTTTAACCAACGAAAACAGGCGCTCATGGCGTAAAAAAATAGGCTATATCCCCCAAAATATTTACCTTTTTGATGGCACTGTGGGGGATAATATCGCTTTTGGAAGCGCCATAGATGAAAAACGCTTGATTAAGGTGTGCAAAATGGCTCATATTTATGATTTTTTATGCGAGCATGAGGGCCTTAAAACCCAAGTGGGCGAAGGGGGCGCTAAGCTTAGTGGCGGTCAAAAACAGCGCATAGGCATTGCAAGAGCCTTATACGATAACCCTGAAATTTTGGTTTTAGATGAAGCCACTTCAGCCCTAGACAATGAAACCGAGAGTAAAATCATGGATGAAATCTATCAAATCGCTAAAAATAAAACCCTAATCGTTATCGCCCACCGCTTAAGCACGATTGAACGCTGTGAAGTCATCATTGACATGAACCAACACAAAGACAATCTTGACTAA
- a CDS encoding HAD family hydrolase: MVLEVVLWDFDGVIFDSMHLKNEGFKALFQKHGNKNQEDLKRFEVYHYQSGGISRNEKIQYFYNEILKTSIAQEEVDALALEFGAIIEQKLFDRGHLNSEVMAFIDEHYKNHVFHIASAALHSELQVLCEFLGITKYFKSVEGSPPNKPKIIANIIQKYAYNPSRMLMIGDSVNDYESAKANKVAFLGYNSKVLKNLVGQNGYQGKYLESFKGFDLQNFKQE, translated from the coding sequence ATGGTGCTTGAAGTGGTTCTATGGGATTTTGATGGCGTGATTTTTGACAGCATGCATTTAAAAAATGAAGGGTTTAAGGCGTTGTTTCAAAAGCATGGCAACAAGAATCAAGAGGATTTGAAACGATTTGAAGTTTATCATTATCAAAGTGGGGGGATTTCAAGGAATGAAAAAATCCAATATTTTTATAACGAGATTTTAAAAACCTCTATCGCTCAAGAAGAAGTGGATGCATTAGCCCTAGAGTTTGGTGCTATTATAGAGCAAAAGCTTTTTGATAGGGGGCATTTGAATAGCGAAGTGATGGCGTTTATTGATGAGCATTATAAAAATCATGTTTTCCATATCGCTTCAGCGGCCTTGCATAGCGAATTGCAAGTGTTGTGCGAGTTTTTAGGGATTACTAAGTATTTTAAGAGCGTTGAAGGGAGTCCGCCTAATAAACCTAAAATCATCGCTAATATCATTCAAAAATACGCCTATAACCCAAGCCGCATGCTAATGATAGGCGATAGCGTCAATGACTATGAAAGCGCTAAGGCTAATAAAGTGGCGTTTTTGGGTTACAACAGCAAGGTTTTGAAAAATTTAGTGGGTCAAAACGGCTATCAAGGGAAGTATTTGGAGAGCTTTAAGGGGTTTGATTTACAAAACTTCAAGCAAGAATAA
- a CDS encoding DNA adenine methylase codes for MNYIGSKYKLIPFIKENIHAVVGDNLSGAIFCDLFAGTGIVGRAFKKAVNKVISNDLEYYSFVLNQNYIGNIQEIPNQEELIDRLNSVALKKGFIHSHYSLGGGSRQYFSETNAQKIDAMRLKIEELKLSQNIDNCAYYFLLASLLESADKVANTASVYGAFLKRLKKSAQKELILKGAHFDLSLNANEVYQQDASELIGKISGDILYLDPPYNARQYGANYHLLNTIAAYTPFTPKGKTGLPSYQKSSFCSRSQILNAFENLIKTARFKYIFLSYNNEGLMSETEIKNILKKYGAYSLTTKTYMRFKADNKRAHKAAHTKECLHILIK; via the coding sequence ATGAACTACATCGGCTCTAAATACAAGCTCATTCCCTTTATTAAGGAAAATATCCATGCGGTTGTAGGGGACAACCTTTCTGGTGCGATTTTTTGTGATTTATTCGCTGGGACGGGCATTGTGGGGCGTGCATTTAAAAAAGCTGTTAATAAGGTTATTTCTAATGATTTGGAGTATTATAGCTTTGTTTTGAATCAAAATTATATCGGCAACATTCAAGAAATCCCTAATCAAGAAGAGCTTATTGATAGACTTAACAGCGTTGCGTTAAAAAAGGGCTTTATCCATTCGCATTATTCTTTAGGGGGGGGTTCAAGGCAGTATTTTAGCGAAACAAACGCTCAAAAAATTGATGCGATGCGTCTAAAAATTGAAGAGCTTAAGCTTTCTCAAAACATTGATAATTGCGCGTATTATTTTTTGCTCGCATCGCTATTAGAGAGCGCGGACAAGGTGGCTAACACCGCTTCAGTTTATGGGGCTTTTTTAAAACGCCTTAAAAAAAGCGCTCAAAAAGAACTCATCTTAAAAGGTGCTCATTTTGATTTGAGCTTAAACGCTAATGAAGTGTATCAGCAAGACGCTAGCGAGTTGATCGGAAAGATTTCAGGGGATATTTTGTATTTAGATCCTCCTTATAATGCGAGGCAATACGGGGCGAATTACCATTTATTGAACACGATTGCTGCTTATACGCCCTTTACTCCAAAAGGCAAAACCGGCTTGCCCAGTTACCAGAAATCATCGTTTTGCTCTCGTTCTCAAATCTTAAACGCTTTTGAAAATTTAATCAAAACAGCGCGATTCAAATATATTTTTTTAAGCTATAACAATGAAGGGCTTATGAGTGAGACAGAGATTAAAAATATCTTAAAAAAATACGGTGCTTACTCCTTAACTACCAAAACTTACATGCGTTTTAAAGCGGACAACAAACGCGCCCATAAAGCCGCGCACACCAAAGAGTGTTTGCATATTCTTATCAAATAA